The Bosea sp. 685 DNA window CGGACAGCGCTGGCTGATCGAGGAAGCTCGGCGGTGCATCGAGATGCTCGGCTGCGATACGTTTTCGCCCGTGCATGACGTCGGCGTGTATGGCAGCGCCGTCGATATCGCGGAAGCGGATCTTGCTGGTCTGGAAAAATGTGGCGCGGTTTTTGCCATCGTAGATGGAGAAGACGCTGGAACGCTGTTCGAAATTGGGTACGCCCGCAAGCTCGGAATTCCTGTCGTCGCCCTCGCGGAAAATACACGTCCTGAAAGCCAGACAATGCTCGACGGATCGGGCTGCGAAGTTGTCGCTGACTTTACGACTGCGATCTACCGAGCGATCTGGGCTGCGCACAGATGAAAGCGCTCCTTATGTCGGGCGGCCTTGATTCATCGGCACTCGCGTGGTGGCTGCGGCCAGATCTCTGCGTCACAGTGAACTACGGCCAGCAGGCGGCAAAGGGTGAGATGGCCGCGTCGACCGCGATTTGCAACGCCATTGGCCTTGCCCACCAGAAAATCGAGGTCGACCTTTCGAGCCTTGGATCTGGAACCATGGCGGACAAGGCTCCAGCTGCCGGCGGTTCCGCTGCTGAGTTCTGGCCATATCGAAATCAGATGCTTGTTACCCTCGCAGCGATGCTCCTCATGCCCCAGGGCGTAAAGGAGATCATGGTTGGCTCGGTATCGACTGATCGCCATACCGACGGCAAGGCGATATTCTACCGGGCCCTCGATCGCACGGTCTCTCTTCAGGAAGGGAGCCTGCGTGTCACGGCACCCGCACGCAAGTACTCCACTCCGAAACTTCTCAAGATGTCCGGCTTTCCCTACGACCTGATAGGGCTGACCTTTTCGTGCCACGTCTATGAATACGCCTGCGGCCAGTGCAGCGGTTGCATCAAGCACCGTCAGTGCGTCGAAGATGCCTACGGCGCTTCACCGGGAGGCGCTGTCTGATGGCCGGGTTCCCTGCCAATCACGTTCGGCGTTCTCGTTGGGGCGCCAAACCCTCTCAAATCGTCAGTGATGGTTGCGCTTTGCGCTTCACCACCGACTTGGTTGGCGTTCGCTCCGACGTTAGCTCAAGGCTCACACAAGGAGATCGCCTCGAGGTCAGTATCAGACGACGCGGAGATACGCGTAGCGCAGTCTGCGTCACTGCTACAGGGGATGTGGTCGGAACACTGGCGGCGTTTGTCGGCTTGGCGCGGCTGCTTGCCTGCATGGAGAGCGGCGTCACCTATCTCGCTTACGTCCATGTTGCTTCTGCAACTCGGTGTTCAGTTGAGGTCGCTCTCCGATGATTATAGCAGGCGGGACCTACGGAGAGAGATGTTATTATCCTCGCTGGGATCAGATCTACGGGTCCGGATTGAGATCTGCGGTTGCCCTCGCTGACGTATCATCGGGCAGTACAC harbors:
- a CDS encoding 7-cyano-7-deazaguanine synthase; translated protein: MKALLMSGGLDSSALAWWLRPDLCVTVNYGQQAAKGEMAASTAICNAIGLAHQKIEVDLSSLGSGTMADKAPAAGGSAAEFWPYRNQMLVTLAAMLLMPQGVKEIMVGSVSTDRHTDGKAIFYRALDRTVSLQEGSLRVTAPARKYSTPKLLKMSGFPYDLIGLTFSCHVYEYACGQCSGCIKHRQCVEDAYGASPGGAV